The stretch of DNA GAAGCACTGGGAAAAACAATTCCGATGCTGCGCAGGTATGCACGTCGATAGAGAATACAGAAGAAAGGGATTTTTATGTTAGTACATGCATTTCTGATCAAATATGCGGAAATTGCCCTTAAGGGAAAAAACCGCTATCGTTTTGAAGATGCTCTCGTACATCAGATGGAGATCGCACTCTCCAAGATCGAGGGAGATTTTGAAGTAAAAAAAGAGCAGGGAAGAGTTTATGTATTCTGCCCGGAGAATTATGATTACGATGAGGCTGTAGATGCGCTGCAGCATGTATTCGGTATTGTAGGCATCTGCCCGGTTATGATCTATGAAGAACAGGGCTTTGAGAAGCTTGCCGAAGATGTTGTGGGTTATATGAAGCAGTGGCATCCGGACTTTAACGGAAGCTTCAAGGTCTGGACGCGCCGCGCAAAGAAATCCTATCCGATCAGCTCCATGGAAGTCAGCGCTGAGCTTGGCGGACGTATCCTGGATGCGTTCCCGGAGGCAAGTGTAGATGTTCATCATCCGGAGCTGGATCTTTCTGTTGAGATCCGTGACAAGATTTACGTATATTCCCAGACCATTCCGGGCGCAGGCGGAATGCCCATCGGAACAAACGGAAAAGCCATGCTTCTTCTTTCCGGTGGGATCGACAGTCCGGTTGCCGGCTATATGATCGCAAAACGTGGTGTCAAGATCGATGCGGTATATTTCCATGCACCGCCCTACACCAGTGAGCGCGCAAAACAGAAGGTAGTGGATCTTGCCCGCCTGGTAGCCAAATACAGCGGACCGATCCGTCTCCATGTAGTTAACTTTACAGATATACAGCTTTATATTTATGATCAGTGTCCTCATGATGAGCTTACTATTATCATGAGAAGATATATGATGCGTATTGCCGAGCATTTCGCTAAAAAAGACCGTTGTCTCGGACTTATCACAGGTGAGAGCATCGGACAGGTTGCAAGCCAGACCTTACAGAGCCTTGCTTCTACAAATGAGGTCTGCACACTTCCGGTATATCGTCCGGTGATCGGCTTTGATAAAGAGGAGATCGTCCGTATTTCCAGAAAGATCGATACCTTTGAGACTTCTATTCAGCCGTTTGAGGATTGCTGTACCATCTTTGTAGCGAAACATCCTGTAACAAAGCCGAATCTTAAGGTGATCCGCCGTTCTGAGCAGAAGCTTTCTGAGAAGATCGATGAGCTTATGGAAACGGCTCTGAATACCACAGAGATCATTGAAATTCAGTGATCCGTTTTTAGATAAGAAAAAACAAACAGGGAACCTCGCTGCAGAGGTTCCCTGGAATTACCGATATATCAGGAAAAGGGAGTTCATTGAGAACAGAAGGATTCTGAAAGCATGAAAAAAGAGGAACTGTATCCGATACAGTTCCTCTCAAATATACAGTATAGATTAGTCGATTGTATATTTGGAAATAATCTGCATTACGTTATCCAGAGCAGCGCCATCTGCATGGATGTTGAGGTCGATCGGCTTGGAAAGATCCAGGCTGAAGATACCCATGATGGATTTTGCATCGATCACATATCTTCCGGATACTAAATCAAAATCGCAGTCGAATTTGCTGATCTCGTTTACGAATGCTTTCACCTTATCGATGGAATTCAGTGAGATTTTAGCTGTTTTCATTATAATAACCTCCCTTGATAAATTTTTGTTGTTTTACAGCTTTCATCTTACCTGTCAGTACCCAAAAAGTCAAGGTGAAAAGAGATAAAAATTGTTTTAATAATTAGTTAAAGTGTAAAAAAAGTGAGGAAAAATGGGAAATAAAGTTGCATTACACAACCTGGGCTGCAAAGTAAATGCCTATGAGATCGAGGCCATGCAGCAGCTTCTGGAGGAGGCGGGATATGAGATCGTGCCTTTTGAGCCGGGAGCGGATATTTATGTGATCAATACCTGCACAGTAACCAATATTGCAGACAGAAAATCAAGACAGATGCTCCACAAAGCAAAAAAAATGAATCCGGAAGCGATCGTGGTGGCAACGGGCTGTTATGTACAGACCGGTGGCGAGAAACTGGAAAAAGACGAAGCCATTGATCTTGTTCTAGGAAATAACCAGAAGATCAATATTGTGGAGGCACTGGCCGAATATGCGGAAAATAAACCGGGCCATGGTTCCCATGTGATCAAGATCAATCAGACAAAAGAGTATGAGGAACTTTCCATTGATCGTACTGCAGAACATGTAAGGGCATATATCAAGGTTCAGGACGGATGCAATCAGTTCTGTACGTACTGTATCATTCCCTATGCAAGAGGTCGTGTCAGAAGCCGGAATATTGAAAGTGTGCTGAAGGAGGTCCGTGCACTTGCGGAAAAAGGGTATAAGGAAGTGGTCCTTACAGGAATCCATTTAAGCTCCTATGGAGTGGATTTCCCGGAGGAGAAAAAAGAGACACTGCTTTCTCTGATCCGTGCTGTGCATGAGATCGAAGGGATCAGGCGTATCCGTCTGGGATCGCTGGAACCGGGAATCGTTACAAGAGAATTTGCGGAAGGGATCGCGGCGCTGCCGAAGGTATGCCCGCATTTCCATCTTTCCCTGCAGAGTGGCTGTGATGAGACCCTGGAGAGGATGAACCGCAGATACAGAAGCGGGGAATACAGAGAGCGCTGTGAGCTTTTAAGAGAAGTGTATGGAAATCCGGCACTGACAACGGATGTGATCGTAGGCTTTCCGCAGGAATCGGAGGAAGAATTCCGGAAATCCTATGATTTTGTGGACAGCATCCGTTTTTACGAGACTCATATCTTCAAATATTCCAGAAGACAGGGAACAAAGGCGGCTGCCATGGACGGACAGCTGACAGAGGCGGAGAAATCCTTCCGCAGTGAGAAGATGATCGAGTTGCATCATCGTCATGCAGGGGATTATGAGAAATCCATGCTTGGCAAAAACCTGGAGGTACTGATCGAGGAAGAGTATACAAAGGATGGACGGACCTGGTATCTGGGACACAGCCGGGAGTATATAAAAACTGCTGTACCGAAATCGGAAGCTTATGGCGTAAATGATATCGTAATCGTAAAGGCAGAAGGCTTTCTTGAAGAGCATATCATGACCGGTGAAGCCGTGGAGTGAAGAACGGGATCGTATGTTGAAAGGTTGTTTGTTCACTGGTGATATTTTGCGAAGCGTGTTACTGAGAACGGAGTGAACAGTAACGTTGACAGTTTGTATTCGCAATCCTCGTTAAATTTAAGATTGTAATTTATGTAAATTTATATTAAAATAAAAAAGAATATATTTTAAGGACGTGAGAGACAATGGCAGAGAATAATCTGGGAAATACACAGTATTTCAGAACAAAACCGGATCAGGAGCTTCAGGTAAAAGAAGTCCTGGATCTGGTGTACAATGCAATGGATGAGAAGGGCTACAATCCGGTGAATCAGATCGTAGGATATATTATGTCCGGAGACCCGACCTACATCACAAGCCACAAGGGTGCGAGAAGCATGATCATGAAGGTGGAGCGTGATGAGCTGGTAGAGGAGCTTCTCACCGAGTATATCAAGAATAAGTCCTGGGAACGGTAATATGAGAGTACTGGGACTGGACTATGGCTCGAAGACCGTTGGGGTTGCAGTGAGCGATCCCCTTGGCCTGACAGCCCAAGGTGTGGAAACCGTATGGCGCAAGCAGGAAAACAAGCTTCGTCGTACTCTGGCACGTATTGAAGAGATCATTTCGGAGTATCAGGTTACGGAGATCGTTCTGGGATACCCGAAAAACATGAACAATACAGTAGGAGAGCGGGCCGAGAAATCTCTGGAGTTTAAGGAAATGCTGGAGAAACGTACGGGTCTGCCTGTTGTTATGTGGGATGAGAGACTGACTACCATGGCGGCAGACCGTACTCTGGAGGAGACCGGTGTGCATAAGGAAGACCGTAAACAGTATCTGGATCAGGTAGCAGCAGTCTTTATCCTGCAGGGATATCTGGATGCTGCCGCATACAGAAGAGAGCAGCAGTAAGGCGTGGAAGAATGATCGGAAACGCAAATAGATATTTTGAGCGGATCAGGTAGCAAATGCGGATTGTGAATATCCGCTTGACAAGAACGGATAAGGAAGAATTAAATATGGAAAAAATAATATTTCAGTCAGACGACGGCACAGCTGCTGAGTTTTACGTAGAGGAGCAGACCAATATTGCGGGTGTGACTTATCTTTTGGTGTCCGATTCACAGGATGAGGAAGCAGACGCATATATTCTGAAGGATATTTCAGCTCCGGGAAGCACAGAAGCCTGTTATGAGATGGTCGAGGATGATGACGAACTTCAGGCTGTATATGCAGTTTTTCAGCAGATGCTGGATGACGTGAATTTTGAATGGAGGAGCGATTTTTGAAAAGCGAGAACAACGATGACAACAAAAATGCGGAGAGCAGAGTACAAGTTTCCGCAGGCGGTGCCAGAAGAACCGCAGCAAGACAAAAGAATGCCGGATCAAGAACAAGACAGTATCGTGGTGGCAGCAAAAACCGTCAGGATAAGCCTTTCCGGCCAACAGCAAAGAAAACAGTAGCCGGTGGCGTTGTAAAAAACAGCAGAAACACACAGAAACCGGCAAAGACCGGCGGCAGGCCATCCGGTCGGAAAAACGGCCGCAGAACAACATCCAAGCTTAAGATCATACCACTTGGCGGTCTGGAGCAGATCGGAATGAACATTACCGCTTTTGAGTATGGCGACAGTATTGTAGTTGTAGACTGTGGTCTTTCTTTCCCTGAGGACGATATGTTGGGAATCGATCTGGTCATTCCGGATGTAACATACCTTAAGGAAAATATTTCCAAGGTGAAGGGATTTGTGATCACTCATGGACATGAGGATCATATCGGAGCTCTTCCGTATGTGTTGAAAGAGATCAATGTTCCGATCTATGCTACCAAGCTGACACTGGGACTGATCCGCAACAAACTGAAAGAGCATAACCTTATGCGTTCTACCAAATTGAAAGAGGTAAAACACGGGCAGGTGATCAATCTTGGGGATTTCGCTGTGGAATTTATCAAAACGAATCACAGTATCCAGGATGCATCCGCACTTGCTATTTATTCACCGGTGGGAATCGTGATACACACAGGAGACTTTAAAGTTGATTATACACCGGTATTTGGAGATGCCATAGATCTGCAGCGTTTTGCAGAGATCGGCAAGAAGGGTGTGCTTGCACTGATGTGTGAGAGTACCAATGCAGAGAGACCGGGATTTACAATGTCCGAGCGTACAGTGGGACATGTATTTGATAATCTTTTTAATGAGTACCGGACATCCAGGATCATCATTGCAACCTTTGCATCCAACGTGGATCGTGTGCAGCAGATCATTAATACTGCATACCGGTTCGGAAGAAAGGTTGCTGTGGAAGGCCGCAGTATGGTCAATGTTATTTCCGTAGCGTCAGAGCTTGGCTATCTGCAGATCCCGGAGAACACACTGATCGAGATCGATCAGGTGAAGAATTATCCGGACGACAAGGTGGTTCTGATCACAACCGGAAGCCAGGGTGAGTCCATGGCGGCACTTTCCCGTATGGCAGCCAATATCCATAAGAAGATCACGATCAAGCCTAACGATACCATCATTTTCAGCTCCAATCCGATCCCCGGAAATGAAAAGGCAGTTTCCAAGGTCATCAACGAACTGTCTATGAAGGGAGCCAAGGTTATTTTCCAGGATGTCCATGTTTCCGGACATGCCTGCCAGGAGGAGATCAAGCTGATCTACTCCCTCGTAAAACCGAAATATGCCATTCCAATCCATGGTGAGTACCGTCATCTGACTGCACAGAAACACATTGTGGAAGATCTGGGAATCCCGAAGGAGAATATTTTTATCCTTTCTTCCGGAAATGTTCTGGAGTTGGACGGACAGGATGCCAAGGTGACAGGAAGCGTTCATACAGGTGCGATCTTCGTAGACGGACTTGGCGTTGGCGATGTGGGAAATATCGTACTCCGTGACCGTCAGCACCTGTCTGAAGATGGAATCATGATCGTAGTTATGACACTGGAGCGCCACAGTAATGTAGTTCTCGCAGGTCCGGATATCGTTTCCAGAGGTTTTGTGTATGTAAGAGAATCTGAGGATCTTATGGAGCATGCCAGACAGGTTGTGGAAACTGCACTGGATTCCTGCCTGGAGAACAATATCACGGACTGGGGCAAGATCAAAACCGAGGTCAAGGATGCCCTTGGAGAGTATCTGTGGAAACGGACCAAGAGAAATCCTATGATCCTGCCTATCATTATGGAGGCGTAGGTTCATGGATGAGATCAGCATGGAGATCGAGAAGCTTCTCGATGCTGTGCACAGAAGCGATGAATATCAGGAATATCAGAAACAGGCAGCCCAGCTTGAAGCGGATCCTGAGCTGAAAGCCAGAGTGATGAGATTCCGTGGAGATAATTTCAGACTGCAGAATCATTCAGACAAGGATGAGCTGTTCCATATTGCGGAACAGCTCAATCAGGAGTCTGCAAGTCTGAGACAGAACCTGAAAGTAAATGCCTATCTCGACGCAGAGCTTGCGCTGTGCAGACTGATGCAGCGGATATGCAGGACGCTGGTGGACGGGATCGACATACAGATTCCTGACTTATAGGAGGAAAGACTATGGCAGACACAAGAGACAAGGTTGGCAGGGCCGGCGTTTTTCTGGCTGGAGGGGTATTTAAAACCGCTGTATATATCTTTATTATCGTATTTCTGATCTGGGTTGGAAAATCAGCATATCAGTTTGGCTACGATGTGTTTAACCAGCAGGCTATGAGCCCGGGAGAGGGACAGCAGGTCACGGTAGTCATAAAAGAAGGTGCCTCTGCATATAAAGTAGGCAAGACACTGGAGCAGAAGGGTCTTATCAAGGATGCGCTTGCATTTACCATACAGGAAAGAATGTCCGCATATCACGGACAGATCAAAGCAGGTACATACCTTCTCAGTACAGCTTATACACCGACCAGGATCATTGCAGTGCTGTCAGGAGAAGAGAGCAAGGAAGGATCGAACAGCCAGTGATCGTAGAAGAACGCATGCAGACCTATATCAATTCACTGGATATGGGGAATACTCCATTTCTGCAGGAGTTGGAGACAAAGGCACTTGCAGACCGGGTGCCGATCATCCGGAGAGATATGCAGAGCTTTATGAGGATGCTTCTGGCACTGAAACAACCGAAGCGCATTTTGGAGGTGGGGACTGCCGTAGGCTTCTCCACACTTCTTATGTGTGAGTATGGGCCGGAAGATATGGAAATTGTTACCATAGAGAATTATGAAAAAAGAATTCCTGTCGCAAAGGATAATTTCAGGCGCGCAGGAAGAGAGTCACAGATCACGCTTCTGGAGGGAGATGCCGGAGAGATCCTGAAGAATCTTACCGGAACCTTTGATATGATCTTCATGGACGCAGCCAAGGGCCAATATATCCACTGGCTTCCTGACGTGCTGAGACTGATGAAAGAGGGAAGCGTGCTGGTATCTGACAACGTGCTGCAGGAAGGGGATATTATTGAATCTCATTATCTTGTGGAACGGCGTAACCGTACAATCTATAAAAGAATGAGAGAATATCTCTGGCAGCTGACTCACAGTCCGGTGCTTCGTACATCGGTGCTTCCTCTTGGAGACGGAGCGGCTGTAAGTGTAAAAACAGGAGAACAGGTTTATGAAACGACCAGAACTATTGGTTCCGGCGAGCAGCCTTGAGGTTTTAAAGGTTGCCGTCATATATGGTGCAGATGCTGTTTACATCGGCGGAGAAGCTTTTGGACTTCGTGCAAAGGCTAAGAATTTTTCAAAAGAAGATATGTGTGAGGGAATCGCATTTGCCCATTCCCATGGTGTAAAGGTTTATGTGACAGTAAACATCCTGGCGCATAACCGTGATCTTGAGGGTGTAAGGGAATATCTTCAGGAACTGAAGGAGATCGGACCGGACGCACTGATCATCGCAGATCCGGGAATCTTTATGTATGCAAAGGAAATCTGCCCGGAGATCGAGCGTCACATCAGTACACAGGCAAATAATACCAATTATGAGACTTACCGTTTCTGGTATAACCTTGGTGCCAAACGTGTGGTAAGTGCAAGAGAGCTTTCTCTGGAAGAGATCCGGGAGATCCGGGCACATATTCCGGAGGATATGGAGATTGAAACGTTTATTCACGGCGCCATGTGCATTTCCTATTCCGGAAGATGTCTTCTCAGTAACTTTATGGCAGGAAGAGATGCCAATCAGGGAGCCTGTACCCATCCCTGCAGATGGAAATATTCTGTTGTGGAGGAGAAGCGTCCGGGAGAATACATGCCGGTATTTGAAAATGAGAGAGGAACTTTTATTTTTAATTCCAAGGATCTCTGTATGGTAGAACATATGGAAGATATCCTTACAAGCGGTATTGACAGCCTGAAGATCGAAGGACGTATGAAAACAGCTCTTTATGTGGCAACAGTGGCAAGAACCTACCGCAAAGCCATTGACGACTGTATGGAAAGTCCGGAAAAATATCATGCAAATATGCCGTGGTATCAGGAGCAGATCTCAAACTGTACCTACCGTCAGTTTACCACCGGATTTTTTTACGGAAAGCCGGATGAGAATACCCAGATCTATGACAGCAACACATATGTAAGAGAATACACATATCTTGGATTTGCAGAAGAGATCGATGAGAGAGGTCTGGCAAGACTGACACAGAGAAACAAGTTTTCTGTAGGAGAGACCATCGAGATCATGAAACCGGACGGAAGGAATATTCCGGTCACAGTGGAAGCCATTTATAATGAAGAGGGCGAAGCTATGGAGAGTGCACCACATGCTCAGCAGAGGATCTATGTGAAACTGACTGAGATGCCGGAGGTATTTGATATTCTCCGAAGAGGTGAATGATCCGAAAGGGTGGATAAGAGAGTAAAGGGGAGAACGAAAAGAACGTTCTCCCCTTTACTGATTTTCAGGAAAAAGAGTACGGAGTTTTCGAAGAGCGTTCTTTTCGATACGGGATACATAGGAGCGGCTGATGGAGAGATTTTCAGCAATCTCTCGCTGGGTCAGTGGCTCCTGGCCATTCAAACCGTAGCGGCAGCAGATCACCTGGTATTCCTTTGGGGAGAGTACTGTCCGGATATAACGGAGAAGATAGGAAATGCTGTCCTTTTTGAAACAATCATCCACAACATCAACGGGTGGACTTTCAATGATATCGAGAAGGCTGATCTCGTTGCCTTCCCGGTCTGTGCCGATGGGTTCATAGAGAGAAACTTCTCTGGAACGTTTCCTGCGGGCACGGAACATCATGAGAAGTTCATTGTCAATGCACCGTGCAGCATAAGTAGAAAGCTTGGAAGTCCGGCTGGGATCAAAGGTGGAAATGGCTTTGATCAGACCTATGGTGCCTATGGAGATCAGATCATCCTGATCCTCGTCACATCCCTGATATTTTTTTGCAACATGTGCTACGAGGCGGAGATTGTGTTCGATAAGGATATTTTTTGCTTCCGGATCGCCCCTTTGGAGCTGTAGAAGATAGAACTGCTCTTCCGCAAAAGAAAGCGGTTTCAGAAAGGTTTTCAAGGGTTCACCTCAAAGGGGATTTCCTTATAGCTTATGAGCCGGACGTGCTTTTCGTGCTTTTCCAACAGAAACTTTATAAAAAGGACAGAGGCGAACACCTGTTGCGCCACATTCTGATCTGGTGTATAATCATAAAATACGAGTGACAACAATCAGTGTATATTGATGAGGAGTATATATTTTGAAAAAGAGGATAGAACAGCTTCTTAACGGAAAATTTATTTATGAACAGCCTGAGCTTCTGTTTTCACAGGACCGTATTTTCGCTACGCTGAAGGCAGGAGAGACTACAAAGGATGAGATTTATTTCGGTACCGATGACAACCGCAGGATCAGTGGCTTTGTGACTTCATCTGACCGGAGACTGGTGCCCGGATTTGACCGCTTTTCCGGAACCACAGTGCGCATGCCTTATGGGGTAGATGCAGAGGGAATGAAGCCGGGAGAGAGCTTTGAAGGCTGGCTGTGTTTTACTACCAGTATCGGAGAATATAAGCTGCCGTTCACTGTACAGGTACAGACGGAAGAGGTGAAGAGTGCAGGCAGAAAGGTATCTTCTCTGGAAGAATTTCTGCATATTGCAAAGGAAGATTTCCATGAGGCTTACCGGATCTTTACAGAACGACATTTTTCCCTGATCCTGAGTGATCAGAGTGAGAAGATCCGTTCTCTTTATGCAGGAATGTCACAGCAGCCGGTGACCTATCAGCATCTGGAGGAATTTCTGATCGCAGCCGGTGCCAAGGAAAAGGTGACATTGAGTCTGAACAGAGAAGAGGCGAGTTTTTATGATGTCAGTGAATCTGTTCAGGAATCCCTTTATATCCACAGGAGCGGATGGGGACACTTGCGGGCAGATATTGAGGTAAACGGGGATTTTCTGGAGGCAGGCAAGCATGTGGTCACAGAAGAGGATTTTATCGGAAGTACCTGTGAAATAAACTATGTGATCCGCCAGGAAAAACTGGGAAAAGGAAATCAGTACGGCGAGATCATTGTAAAAACCCCATACCAGAAACTGGTATATCACGTTCTTGTATCCAGAGGAACTGAGAGTGCCGTGAACCTGGATCTTCTGGAAAAACAGTACCGGATATCTCTGATGAAGGAATACCTGGGATATCTCTGTAAAAGAACAGATTTTCAGGCCTGGACAGCCTCTACTCATGAGAAGCTTGACCGTATGGGCGAAAACGGACTGAAATATCCGGAATATCAGCTTCTGGAAGCCTATCTTCTTCATCTGGAAGGAGAAGATGACCAGGCTTCAGAAATCCTTGAGCGTTATCAGAATAAATCCTTTCATCACAATGAACTGGAACTGGCAGGGATTTATCTGTATCTGTGTACACAGACCGGGCTGTACCGGGATAAGGAACAGGCCCTCCGCAAGGTACAGAATTTCCAGATGCAGAAGGAAGACAGCTTTATCCTTCTGAAACTGGTATTTGAAATGGATCATACGCTTTCTCCGTCAAAAAAGATCTTTCTGATGGAGGAACTTTTTGAGCGGGGATGTACAAGTCCTTTTCTGTATCTGGAAGCATGGAACAGTATTTGTGCAGATATGTCTCTGCTGCATCGAATCAATGGGTTCTGGGCCCAGGTATTCCTTTTTGCAGGAAAAGAACAGATGCTGACGGAAGAGCTGGTCATGCGCCTGGCATATCTTTCCGGTTATGAGAAAGCTTTTAACGAAAGTCTGTACCGTGCTATGGCCATGGGATGTGAAGCCTTTCCGTCGGATGATACCGTGGAAGCTATCTGTAAATATATTATGAAGGGAAATCCAAGAAAACCGGAATATTTTCAGTGGTTTTCCGCTGCCGTGGACCGCGGGATCCGGATCACACGGCTGTATGAATATTATGTGGAAACACTGGATACTTCTTATCGGAGAGTCCTGCCGAAACCGCTTTTGATGTATTTTACCTATAACAACAATACTCTCGGTGATTCCAAGCGTGCCTATCTGTATGCATGCATCATTGCAGGGAAGGAACGTGATCCACAGACATACGAAAGTTATCGTGAAAGCATGGAGGAATTTGCTTTCCGTAAGTTACGGGAAGGCCGGATGAATGAAAATTATGCCGCTGTTTATCAGGAATTCATGCGGGAACCATCGGACAGCGAAAAAGCGCAGGTGATCGCCTCCAGAATGTTTACCTGCCGGCTGTATACGGATGATCCGAAGGTCCGCAGTGTGATCGTCCGTCACAGACAGATGAAACAGGAAGAAATCTATCCGTGTATCCATGGGATCGCTTACCCAAGGATCTGCAGCGAAGATGCGGCCGTTGTATTTCAGGATGAAAAACAGAGACGTTATGCTGCTACGGTAGATTATAATCTGACACCACTTTTTGATGATCGTGAGATGGTTCCGGCAGTGTTGGAAAAAGGGGCGGATGAACCGGCTGTGCTTTTGTATTACTGTCAGGGTCAGGAGATCAGTCGTAAGAATCTGGGAATTTTTCAGAAACTGGTCCTTTCACCGGCGTTTACCGATGAATATAAGAGGCTGATCCGCAAAAAGATCCTGGATTATTATCGGGATCACGTGCAGGGAGAAGATCTGGATGCCTGTCTGGAGATGATGGATTATCGGGAATATGCCATGGTCGACCGGAAAACCCTTCTGGAGATCCTGATCCAGAGGGGACTGTTTCCGCAGGCTATGAGCGTGGTGGAAGCATTTGGATTTGAAGGAGTAGAGGAGCGTGCTCTTCTGAAGCTGGTAAGCCGTATGATCATCCGCTGTGACTGTGCGGAGGACGAAGAGCTGATTGCACTTTCCTCTCATGTATACCGGCAGGGAATCTATGATGAAGTGATCCTCATGTATCTGATGAAATTCCGGTTTGGACCTGTGGAGGAACTTCTGGATATCTGGAAAAGTGCCTGTGGGTTTGAGATGGATACCTATAATCTGGAGGAGAGGATCCTTTCTCTTCTGATGTTTAACTGGGATTACCGGTCAGAGGGTGCGGATATCCTGAAAGAATATATCCGTCATTCCGGAAAAGAGAGTGTGATCGGTGCGTATCTGACTCTGATGTCTTACGGAATGTTTGTAAAAGAAATGCCGGAGATGCCTGGACTTAAGGAGTATCTGAAAAATCGCAGAGAAAAGGAGTGGCCCGGAGACCGGATCTGTGACCTGGCCCTTCTGAAGCTGCTTTCCGAAGAAAAAACTTCTGATGAAGAAAATCTGGAAATGGAGGAAAAAATCCTCTCTTCCTGTGTAAAGGACGGAATGATATTTGAGTTTTTCCGGAATCTGGATCAGAGTATCCTGCGACCGTATCAGCTGGATGATAAGACTTTTGTAGAGTATCATACTTCACCGGAGGCTTCGGTCACACTGTATTATTCCCTGGATACAGGTCTTGGAACTGTACCGGACTATAAAAGTGAACCGCTCAAAAATATCTATGAGGGAATTTTTGCCAGAGCATTTACATTGTTTTATGGAGAGACCCTGCGATATTATTTCCAGACAGAAGATGAAACTGGTGTACACAAAACGGAAGAAAAAATACTGACCATGAACCAGAGTAATGACCAGGCATCCAGCAAATATCAGCTGATCAATCAGATACTCTGTGCAAGGAAACTGGAGAAAGACACGGAAGTGAAGGAGAAGCTGGCACAGTATCTCCGGCAGGAACAGTACGTTAATGAAATGTTTGTCATAGAGAAGGAACCGGAAAGATGAATGAAATTCGTGACTTGATCATAGGAATTGATATTGGAAAAGAATACACACAGATCTGTTATTATGACAGAAAAGCAGAAGAAGCCCGTTCTCTTTCCATGAAGGTAGGAGCCAGTCAGTACGAAGCTCCGGGCTGTATCTGCTATCGTACCGATCACGGTGATTACTGCGTAGGCCTGGAAGCAGAGTATTTTGCCAGGGAAAAGGGCGGAATCATGATCGGAAATATTTATGATATCTGTCAGAAGGAAGAAAAGATCCAGGTGGCAGGAGAGGAAAAAGAGCCGGCAGAGCTTCTGGCACATTTTCTAAGGGGAATCCTGAAATTTCTGGGAATCCAGGATATCGTAAAGAATACCCGGTGCCTTTGTATCACATCGCCGGAGCTTAGTACACTTCAGGTACGGAATTATCAGAAGGCCTGCAGCCTTGCAGGTTTTTCCCGTGAGAAATATATGCTTATGGACTATGGCGAGAGCTTTTATTATTATGCGCTGGGACAGAAACGGGAAACCTGGAATCGAAGTGTAGGCTGGTATG from Blautia sp. SC05B48 encodes:
- the ruvX gene encoding Holliday junction resolvase RuvX encodes the protein MRVLGLDYGSKTVGVAVSDPLGLTAQGVETVWRKQENKLRRTLARIEEIISEYQVTEIVLGYPKNMNNTVGERAEKSLEFKEMLEKRTGLPVVMWDERLTTMAADRTLEETGVHKEDRKQYLDQVAAVFILQGYLDAAAYRREQQ
- a CDS encoding IreB family regulatory phosphoprotein; translated protein: MAENNLGNTQYFRTKPDQELQVKEVLDLVYNAMDEKGYNPVNQIVGYIMSGDPTYITSHKGARSMIMKVERDELVEELLTEYIKNKSWER
- the thiI gene encoding tRNA uracil 4-sulfurtransferase ThiI codes for the protein MLVHAFLIKYAEIALKGKNRYRFEDALVHQMEIALSKIEGDFEVKKEQGRVYVFCPENYDYDEAVDALQHVFGIVGICPVMIYEEQGFEKLAEDVVGYMKQWHPDFNGSFKVWTRRAKKSYPISSMEVSAELGGRILDAFPEASVDVHHPELDLSVEIRDKIYVYSQTIPGAGGMPIGTNGKAMLLLSGGIDSPVAGYMIAKRGVKIDAVYFHAPPYTSERAKQKVVDLARLVAKYSGPIRLHVVNFTDIQLYIYDQCPHDELTIIMRRYMMRIAEHFAKKDRCLGLITGESIGQVASQTLQSLASTNEVCTLPVYRPVIGFDKEEIVRISRKIDTFETSIQPFEDCCTIFVAKHPVTKPNLKVIRRSEQKLSEKIDELMETALNTTEIIEIQ
- the mtaB gene encoding tRNA (N(6)-L-threonylcarbamoyladenosine(37)-C(2))-methylthiotransferase MtaB, translating into MGNKVALHNLGCKVNAYEIEAMQQLLEEAGYEIVPFEPGADIYVINTCTVTNIADRKSRQMLHKAKKMNPEAIVVATGCYVQTGGEKLEKDEAIDLVLGNNQKINIVEALAEYAENKPGHGSHVIKINQTKEYEELSIDRTAEHVRAYIKVQDGCNQFCTYCIIPYARGRVRSRNIESVLKEVRALAEKGYKEVVLTGIHLSSYGVDFPEEKKETLLSLIRAVHEIEGIRRIRLGSLEPGIVTREFAEGIAALPKVCPHFHLSLQSGCDETLERMNRRYRSGEYRERCELLREVYGNPALTTDVIVGFPQESEEEFRKSYDFVDSIRFYETHIFKYSRRQGTKAAAMDGQLTEAEKSFRSEKMIELHHRHAGDYEKSMLGKNLEVLIEEEYTKDGRTWYLGHSREYIKTAVPKSEAYGVNDIVIVKAEGFLEEHIMTGEAVE
- a CDS encoding DUF1292 domain-containing protein, producing MEKIIFQSDDGTAAEFYVEEQTNIAGVTYLLVSDSQDEEADAYILKDISAPGSTEACYEMVEDDDELQAVYAVFQQMLDDVNFEWRSDF
- a CDS encoding HPr family phosphocarrier protein, translating into MKTAKISLNSIDKVKAFVNEISKFDCDFDLVSGRYVIDAKSIMGIFSLDLSKPIDLNIHADGAALDNVMQIISKYTID
- a CDS encoding ribonuclease J; the protein is MIPLGGLEQIGMNITAFEYGDSIVVVDCGLSFPEDDMLGIDLVIPDVTYLKENISKVKGFVITHGHEDHIGALPYVLKEINVPIYATKLTLGLIRNKLKEHNLMRSTKLKEVKHGQVINLGDFAVEFIKTNHSIQDASALAIYSPVGIVIHTGDFKVDYTPVFGDAIDLQRFAEIGKKGVLALMCESTNAERPGFTMSERTVGHVFDNLFNEYRTSRIIIATFASNVDRVQQIINTAYRFGRKVAVEGRSMVNVISVASELGYLQIPENTLIEIDQVKNYPDDKVVLITTGSQGESMAALSRMAANIHKKITIKPNDTIIFSSNPIPGNEKAVSKVINELSMKGAKVIFQDVHVSGHACQEEIKLIYSLVKPKYAIPIHGEYRHLTAQKHIVEDLGIPKENIFILSSGNVLELDGQDAKVTGSVHTGAIFVDGLGVGDVGNIVLRDRQHLSEDGIMIVVMTLERHSNVVLAGPDIVSRGFVYVRESEDLMEHARQVVETALDSCLENNITDWGKIKTEVKDALGEYLWKRTKRNPMILPIIMEA